The genomic window gcaggggcgggggcgggggtggacggGGACTGGACACtctttcctggggccagaggccGGGCACTGAGGGGAAAACCCGAGGGGTCTCCCGAGGCTGCTCGGACCCCGCCCCGAGTGCCCGAGTCCGGCCCAGACCTGCAGACAGAcgccctcactccccctccccccgccccaggaagATGTGCAGGTCCTGTAAGTGCAGCCAGGAGGAGCACTGCCTCACCTCCGACCTGGAGGACGACTGCAAGATCGGCGGCCTGCTGGCCGGCTCCAAGTACGCGTCGCTCACGGCGCGGGTGAAGGGCGGAGACGGGCTCCGCATCTACAAGAGGAACCGCATGATCATGACCAACCCCATCGCCACCGGCAAGGACCCCACGTTCAACACCATCACCTACGAGTGGGCCCCGCCCGGCGTCACCCAGAAGCTGGTGAGCGCCCTTCTGCCAGCCTAGAGCGCCTTCGGGGTGTCCACTGGGGGGGTTGTTTGTGCTTCAGGGAGacacacgcctggcagtgctgggggacccctcctggggtgctcgggagaccctctcGGGGGCCAGGGAGCAAACCGGGTCCAACTGGTGTGGAGCAAACGCCTCGCCCGCTCGGCCCAGGACCCACTCACTGCTGTTGAGTCCTGTGTTCACTCACACAGACCAGACCAGACGCGAGGATGTAAATGCAAGGCCCCTTTATTGCTAGCGCGAGCTAGATAGGGTCCGAGTGTcgtccaacgcagtggagtcttgacaaggccCCCGACTCTGAATTCTGAGCAGCTTATATAAGGTTTGGTGACGTCACAGCATTTTTCTAGGAACTGACACTGTGTTTCCAACTCTGGTCCCTGTCCGTCCAGGGACTCCACTCCCTCGGCCCTCTCTGCTCGGCCGGGCACCGCCGCCCAGACCCCCTACTCCGATTGGCTGGTGCCACAGGGCGGTTTGTCTGCCCAGGGCGATGTTGCTCTCTGAGAAGTCGGGACCTTCTGATGGGGGAAACTGACCCTTGGGCCTGCTGAGCTCTGGTCCTAAAGCGGAGCGTGTCCGCCAGGACTGCCCCGTGCACAGAGTCAGAGGCGGGCTCGGTGCCCTTCGCCAGAGGGAGGGGCAGACGCCAGCCCCAGCGAGGGCGCCCGCAGCAGCAGGCCGGGCACACAGGGGGAGGGTCCGGGCAGGGCTGTGGGTCCGGGCGAGCAGTCAGGTGAGTGTCGGAGACGTGGGTGAAAGCGGGCGGCTGGTAGAAGAGCAGCTCCGGCTGTGGACCCCCGCGCTCCGGCCAGACCCCGGCAGGGCGCTCGGGCTGCCCCAACCCCCGGGCACAGCCTCTCCCGCCTTGCCGGCCCCGAGATCGCACCGAGCTTCCTGTCGAACTGGGACGAGTGTCGCCTCAGCCGAGGGTGTCAGCTCATCAGCTACACCCGGGTGccaggcggggcgggcagggggcgctcACCAACTTCCCCTCTGCCCCAGGGAGTTTCTCTCCTGACCCTCCTCAGTAGAGAAACCGGGGCGCAGAGAGGTGACCCCCCCTGCTCCCCGGCTGGTTCCCACAgcagggccggggcccggggccggcctCCTCCCCGAGGGCTGGCCAGGGGGACAGGAGAGGACATCCCTTTTGGGACTCACTGGACCTTGCTCTGGAGCCTCAGATGGACCCAGGGGGCTGGTCAGTGCCCAGGTGGGTGAAGCGAGGcatccagaccccccaccccGATGGCACACTGCCCCAGTGGGTACGGGGGGACAGCGGCAGGAGAAACCTTCCCTGAGCGTcccacagcctgcccccacccgcaAGCTTCACGAGGCCGTGGTGCAGGAAGCCCACAGCCCACCCGAGGCTTggcagagaaggaaactgaggcccacaggGTTGGCACGCCTGGGTCTTATACAGAGGCCGGGGAGGCGGAGCTAGGACCCCAGAAACCCGCCCCCTCCAGAGTGCCCACTCCCAGACCGTCTCCTGTggcgaggaggggtgggggggggcgtggacGTGCCGAGTGTCCAAAGTCCACCTTTCCGCCTGTGGCCCCCAGTCCAGGACTGAGCTGCCCATCCCTGTTCCGGAAGATTCTTGTCCAGATCCTGGTGCAGTGTGGGGATGCCGAGCTCCCACtggtcccccccaacccccctcttcCAACCAGGCACCTCCAAGAGGACTCAGGACCATGCCTTGGGGATCGCCACTCAGCTGCCACAGGCAGACAGAGCCACTgtgtcccccaggccccccccctcCGGGCGAGGGTCCTGCTGGTGGGCCAGTAGCTGAGGGGATGACCCTGCCCGGCTGGTCCCATGAAGCCTTTCATGACTCACGTTAATAAACCGGGAAACACCCGAGGCCCATGGAGACATTACACAACTGTAAGAccaactagggggctggagcgacagcaccgcggggagggcgtctgccgtGCACACCGccaccctgagttcaatccccgacaccccgtagggtcccccggcacctccaggagtgattcccgagtgcagggccaggagtcagccctgagcaccagtggcgGGCGGGACCCAAAGAGCAAACACAAAAGACCCACTAGGTCAGAGCTACAGGGACATTTTCTTACAAGGAGAATCCGAGCACAGACGGTCCCCTGGACGGAAACGAAGGGACCCTCATCCTCCAGCCCGCGGGGGCTGCAGCTGGGGCGACCGGCTGACTCGGGGTCCAGCCAGaggtccccccccccgccttgagGATTGTGGGTTCTGCGAAGCcgcaggggtgaggtgaggggcTCTCTGGGGCCTCTCGGGCCCCGGGATCACGGCGCCCGCCCCCTCCAGGGCCTGCAGTACATGGAGCTCATCCCGAAGGAGAGGCAGCCAGTGACAGGCACCGAGGGGGCCTGTTACCGCCGCCGCCAGCTCCTGCACCAGCTGCCCGTCTACGACCAGAGCCCCGCGCGCTGCCTGGGACTCGCCGAGGGCGAGCGGAAGCTGATGGAAGAATTCGTCCAGCAGTACAAGAGCGAGGCCCTCGGCGTGGGCGAGGTGGCCCTGCCCGGCCAGGGCGGCCTGCCCAAGGACGACGGGAAGGCGCAGGGTGGCAAGCCGGAGGCCACCGAGGCCGAGGCCCCCACCACCAACGGCAGCATCGGGGACCCGGCCAAGGAAGTGGAGTATGTAAGTCACCGCACGGCCGCACGGCCCCTGGGGAGGCTGAGTACCCCCTTTGCTGAGACACGCTGCAGGCACCTGCGTCCTTACCACAGATGCCTGTGGGTGTGCCTCCGCTAGACACACACCTGCAGGCACACCTGCGTCCATACCACAGCTGCACAGACACCTGCGGGCGTGCCTCTGCTAGACACACACCTGTGGGTGTCCCTCCGCTAGACACACACCTGTGGGCGTCCCTCCACTAGACACACACCTGCAGGCACACCTGCACCCATACCTCAGCTGCACAGACACCTGTGGGCATCcctgactcacacacacacacacacacacacacacacacacacacacacacacacacacacacaccccttccctccccccggGCCCCTGCACGGCCCCCTGTGTGTCTCCCTGCACACCTGCGCTCGCTCCCGCATGCAGCCGACTGcacccctcctgccctctgctgtGTGCCCGCGTGCACCCCTGCCTCATTCCCGCACACACGGCCCCACGCACACCTGCCCCCGCCTCCCTGACGTTGCCCCAGGTGGCCGTCATTTCCTCCCACCCGACACTGTTCCTTAGAGAAGCACCAGCTACTTCCCCTGAAGGCCCCTGCCCGGTGCAGGGTCACAGACTGGGCCCGGGGACAGGGACTCGCGTGCGGCCTCGAGGGCAGGCCTGTGGGCCACAGACTGAGCATGTGGGAACCAGCCCCGAGGCCCAGGAAGCCGGCGTGCTGTGTGGTCAGGGGGCAGCGTCCTGGGGCGTCCACACCCCCCCCATCCGATAGCCCTCAGGCCCCGATAGCCTGAGGTAGCCAAACAGGCAAGGCTCGGCCCCACCCGAGGGTGACACTCAGGACTCGGTCCTGGAGGCTCTGGGGTGACCCAGCTCTGAGGTTCCTCCCGGGGCCCGTGGGTGACGTGCTGGGGGGCTCCCGGCACTGCTGGGGGAAACGCAGAGAGAAAACGGGCGCTGGCCGCCCCTTGGCTGCACGGGAAGGAAGGGGCCAGCGGGAGCCGGGGCCACGGGGGTGCCCTGCGCTGCCCCACCCCGTCCCACCAGCCGCTGCTTCCAGGGGACACTCTGAGACGGTCGTCCCACCCCTCGGCTCCTGGCATAGTGGGtgtccccagcacagccccctctgagcactgccgtggTCCTCCGTCCAcgcggcctggccctgcccccgtcCCCACGGCCCCTTGGGGTGTCCCCGTCCGCTTCAGGGCTGGGCCGTGGGGCTTCTGGCTCCCCGGCCTGGCTGGACGGTGACCGGGTGAAAGGGCCCAGGGGcccgtctccccgcccccctgccccggctCCGGATGCCAGTCATGCCGAGCCGGGGAGGCAGCCGCCGGGAGCCGAGTGACCAGGCAGCAGGGCCGGTCCCCCGGGGACGCGGACGGGGTGCAGAGCTGTGTCCCGACTCAGCCCGCATAGCTGGACCGCCGGAAGTGGGTCAAAGGCGGCGGCGGTGGCTCGTGGGGGAGCTCGGGGAGGGGCCCAGAAAGCGGGTGCCGGGGAAGAGCACCCCCGTGATACCCCCTGCCCCGAGTCCACGCAGGTGCCCAGTCGGTGGGGTCACTCTCTTGCTTGTCCTTCTGGTGATACAGACAAATGGAGGAGGCCAAGACTTTTGAGGctggtgaatgagtgaatgaatgaatgaatgaatgaatgaatgaatgaatgaatgtgggAACAAGGCTGAGCCTCACAGAGGGGCACAGCCCGGGTGGTCAGAGGCTTCTGTGCGAGTCGCTTCAGGGGGATCCCCGGATCCTACCCGTCCTGCGTGCAGGGCTCAGAGCTATCCTGGGGTGTCCGCGGCCGGCCTGGCTCTGGCCTCTACTTGGGGTGGACAGCGAGGAGCCCCAGGCCTGACGCAGCCTccggacccctgagccccagggTCCCGCCCCGAGCGACACGGGGGTGCCCTGGGGCTGCAGCCAGGAAGGAAGCCTGTGCTGGGCTCCctggtgagccccgagcactggtcTGGGAGCACTTGGCCATCCCCTGAGGTACctagatggggtgggggtgagggcagcgtcaggaggccctgggggcagaTGAAGATGCTCAGGACTCAGCGCCCTTGCAGGGACGCCCCTTCTCAGGGCCCTAGGCAGGAGTCTGtgcacagcgccccctgctggaggaGGCCCCGCAGTGCCCAGCATTGGTCCGGGAAGGTGGCCAAGTGCCGGGGACCAAACaggcctctccccactccccgcctCCTGTGCacggagaggcagaggcagagtctctctctcctgcccaggagTCCCCCGACCCCGCACCCCAGacctggaggggaagggagggaggggactcgCCTGTGCGGACCCCATCACCCACCCGCTTCCCAGCTCATAAgggcctgcagggggcaggaggggggaggccCCAGACCACAGCGTGGGGCCCGTCCTCCCAGGCCACGGAGGGCTGGAGCCGCCTGTTGCGTGGAAACTTGGAGCCGTGCCCCCCCCTCCCTGAGGCAGCTGGTGGCACCTCCGTGGGCACCGGGCCTCATCTGGCACGTGTGCCCCCAGGTGGCAGTTTCAGCACCAATGGAGATGCAAgaaccccccccagcccccgccgggGAGCCCCTctgagctggaggaggagaggagaggcagagaccGAGCCAGTGTGAGGACAGACAGCCCGCACTGGCCCCGGTCGCCATGGTTACTGCCTCTCTCCAAGGCCGAGCCGGTTAACTACATGAggaggttgtttttcttttttctttccgtAGAAAAT from Sorex araneus isolate mSorAra2 chromosome 4, mSorAra2.pri, whole genome shotgun sequence includes these protein-coding regions:
- the LMCD1 gene encoding LIM and cysteine-rich domains protein 1, with amino-acid sequence MAKVAKDLNPGIQKMSLGQQPPARGAPCLRCRGTCLGFEPHSWRKMCRSCKCSQEEHCLTSDLEDDCKIGGLLAGSKYASLTARVKGGDGLRIYKRNRMIMTNPIATGKDPTFNTITYEWAPPGVTQKLGLQYMELIPKERQPVTGTEGACYRRRQLLHQLPVYDQSPARCLGLAEGERKLMEEFVQQYKSEALGVGEVALPGQGGLPKDDGKAQGGKPEATEAEAPTTNGSIGDPAKEVEYICELCKGAAPADSPVVYADRAGYGKQWHPACFVCVQCSEPLVDLIYFWKDGAPWCGRHYCQSLRPRCSGCDEIIFSEDFQRVEDLAWHREHFLCEACEQPLGGRAYIVSHGRLLCPTCSKSPRS